In Sphaeramia orbicularis chromosome 7, fSphaOr1.1, whole genome shotgun sequence, one genomic interval encodes:
- the otud3 gene encoding OTU domain-containing protein 3 — MSRKQTPKPVRSNKKSELERKRDERAARRAIVKDRKNRPQDGDDGAEFVSFSNQLQALGLKLREVPGDGNCLFRALGDQLEGHSRGHLRLRQETVQYMMSHRQDFEPFVEDDVPFAQHLSNLSQHGTFAGNDAIVAFARSQQVKVVIHQLNTPLWEINGAEKQVCRELHIAYRYGDHYDSVRRIGDNSESPAQLRIENLQNSHGQQREFGDGQRDRQKNTPTAASEDDNVILSSIKNRGIQGDEENLLQLSAATINAQWLLGSVLAQSQSQSCQGSCSSGSCSACRGVTSDSGPTPQQPPEGSNAHKAKVSNKQRKEQQRQEKKKRQEERHRQKVLQSKGNQDQNQNLPPEDDVTLVPALNTLSI, encoded by the exons ATGTCTCGAAAACAGACTCCAAAACCTGTACGGAGTAATAAGAAGAGTGAACTGGAGCGGAAAAGGGACGAAAGAGCGGCGCGTCGGGCCATCGTCAAGGACCGCAAGAACCGACCTCAGGACGGAGACGATGGGGCGGAGTTTGTCAGTTTCTCCAATCAGCTGCAGGCGCTGGGGCTGAAGCTGAGGGAAGTCCCCGGGGATGG GAACTGCCTGTTCAGAGCTCTGGGGGATCAGTTAGAAGGTCACTCCAGGGGTCACCTGAGACTACGACAGGAGACCGTGCAGTACATGATGTCCCATCGACAGGACTTCGAGCCCTTTGTTGAGGACGACGTTCCCTTCGCACAGCACC TGTCCAACCTCTCTCAGCACGGAACGTTCGCCGGTAACGACGCCATCGTGGCTTTTGCTCGGAGTCAACAGGTCAAAGTGGTGATCCATCAGCTGAACACGCCGCTGTGGGAG ATCAACGGAGCAGAGAAGCAGGTGTGTAGAGAGCTGCACATCGCATACCGTTACGGAGATCATTACGACAGCGTGAGGCGGATCGGAGACAACTCTGAGAGTCCTGCTCAGCTCCGAATAGAG AATCTGCAGAACTCCCACGGGCAGCAGCGTGAGTTTGGAgacggacagagggacagacagaagAACACGCCCACCGCAGCCTCGGAGGACGACAACGTCATCCTGAGCTCCATCAAGAACCGAGGAATCCAGG GTGATGAGGAGAACCTGCTGCAGCTCAGCGCCGCCACCATCAACGCCCAGTGGCTGCTGGGTTCGGTTCTggcccagtcccagtcccagtcctgtCAGGGCTCCTGCTCCTCCGGGTCCTGCTCCGCCTGCAGAGGTGTGACCTCAGACTCAGGCCCCACCCCCCAACAGCCACCAGAGGGCAGCAACGCACACAAAGCCAAG GTTTCAAACAAACAGAGGAAAGAGCAGCAGCGACAGGAGAAGAAGAAGCGTCAGGAGGAGCGGCACCGGCAGAAGGTTCTGCAGTCCAAagggaaccaggaccagaaccagaacctgcccCCAGAGGACGATGTGACGCTAGTACCGGCTCTGAACACCCTCAGTATATAA